Part of the Odontesthes bonariensis isolate fOdoBon6 chromosome 15, fOdoBon6.hap1, whole genome shotgun sequence genome, ATCTCTTCAGGGCTAGTCTTGATTGGATCCCCCAACTCTTGAGCAGAGTACAAATTAGTATGATGTGCGATATGTTCAATCATCTCATTAGTGAAGAGCATTTTGAAGTATCAGGGGGTTCAAATCTTGAATTTGAAACCTAGAATTCTTCAATGTCTTCATGCTTCCAGATTCTTCTTGAGCTTTTGTTTGAGCTTGGGGTGTAACTTGGGTCAGGGTTGTCATCTGGCTCCTCCAAGGAAACAGTTTTTAGGGTGTGTTTCCCTTTTCTGCTCTTCTTACGAGGTGGCTGTGTAGAAGCTCTGCTTGTTGAGGGAGCCTCCTCCTCATCCAGGGATTCAAAAGAGCTGTCTCCAGTACCATCTGCTTGTGTGGGCTGATAATCAGGATCTTCTACTTGGTCATCATCATCACTCAGATCACCATCAGATTCCTGAGGATTTTCTGGTACGAGGGCCAGAAGAGTGCGCGGCTTTGTACCATAGAAGGTTTTAGTGTCCATCTAGTAGTTGTAGAACAAGTTAAAATGAAATTCTTATTAAAAACGGTAGTAATATTAATATACCAGCCTGTGTCATTTAGTTAAAACGGAATTAGTTGCAAAAATGATGATTTTTCCACATTTATTCTAGGGGTTTACCATATTTACTAATATCAACTCAGAAAGTCACAAAAATTACTTTGTAAAATAATTATCTCAGCATATTCATGATTTATAACATTGTAATAACACTTAATGTTTCATATTTACAGCCATAGATGAAAATTAGTtttgattttatagcaaaaaagtacattttaattacattagcTTAATTTGCTACATTTACCATAAAGCGACAAATCAACTATTTGGTCgagcatgtttttaaaaaattattagACATTTAATTTAGGTTTTTAGGTGGTATCAAGTAACATAATTCTGTTTAGTAAGGTCTCTAACACTATCATATGTCAAAAAATTATTCCTACCTTTCAAAGTTTTACTAAAAAAAGTCAACATGTTGGGAAGGATTTTCGTGTTTCTGACTTCCTAGTTGGAGGGGGATGACAAAGAATACTATTTAAAGACACAGTGCCCTCTAGTGGATTTCTTTAGCGCAACGTACCTCAGCCAAGTGGTAGAGATGGCTCAACCAGGTTAAGCTAAGTTAGGCACTCATCTCATTGAGATATAGTGACCCAAAATGTGCTCAACCATATGGTTGAGCGGGCAGTTAAAGACCCATCGATCCAGAATAAAAACAAGACATTACAttgaacacacaaaaaacacattttaaattatGTATAAATCTGTCTCCCACATGGAGTTAACCATTGATGTTGTATATGACAAAACCAGATATTAGACTGTCCCAAAACAATTTAGCTATACAAGACACTGAGGCTGCAAAATTTTAAAATCATCGTCTATAAAACTCTTCATCTGTTATATGTTCTGTGATAAAATGTCcaagatatttatttattacataATTCAGGAAATGCCAGATGTTTGTTGTGCTTGGTTTTTAGGATCATGATAAAACTTATTAACAGTTTGATATGATGTTCCAAATAGAAAGGACCTGCTGAAGTCAGCACTTCTCAGACTGAAGACCAAAAGATCATCTGCATACAAACCCTGATTCACCAGTAAATGACCAATCATGCACCAGGTTTAACTTTGTGGATAGATCATCCATAAAACTGTGAATCAAATCTAAACACGACACTAGTGCCTCATTTATCATGCACCGGCAGGTAGGAAAACCAGGAATCCAGAAGTCTTATGTTAGGGAATCCATCTGAAAACCTTTGTATGGATAGCATCATTTAGAGGCATCATCAAAACATACAAAATCTGATGAGTTTTCATCTGTGTCATTGTTTACTAATTATTTAAGGGCTTTAaagtaaacatttaaattattaAACCGCTAATGCAGCGAGGGGGGGTGAATAGTTTTACTGgtgaatgataaattaatctaatttatCTAGAAATATTCTTTCAATTACTTTTGAAAGGATGCAGACAAAACCAATGAAGCTGTAATTTCCTAAACTAGGCAGTTTACCAGCTCTGTATAAATATAATAAACTAATTTGTTAGTTATTAAATGGTCTAAAGATGGTTTAAATTGAAAAGCTTTCAcatttaacttttaattttgacgttttttttaagctttgctCCCCAGATAATTTCCCCGAAGCCGACTCAGGACTGCAGCACCTCCCCTGTGTGCGTTCTTATGTGGCTCGTCAATTTTCCACTTTCAGTGAAACTTCGACCACATATTTCACAAGAatatggcttctcacctgtgtgagttctcatgtggacCATCAGAGTGCCTCTATGCCTGAATCTTTTCCCGCATGTTTTGCAGGGAAACGGCCTCTCCCCggtgtgagttctcatgtggtACAACAAAGTGTCAGCGTGTttgaaacttttcccacatgtttcacaGGAATAAGACCTCTGatctgtgtgagttctcataTGGACAGTCAACGTGCCACTTTGACTGAAGGTTTTACCGCATTTTTCACACGTATGTGGCTTCTCACCTGTATGAGTTCTCAAATGGCTCAACAGAGTATGACCGTGTCTGAAGCTTCTACTGCACACTTCACACGAGTAGGACTTTTCCCCcgtgtgagttctcatgtggatAGTTAAAATCCCACTTTGTCTGAAACTTTTCCCGCACACTTCACACGAATAGGATTTTTCACCcgtgtgagttctcatgtgagCAGCCAAACTGCCACTTTGAGTGAAAGTTTTCCAGCAGGTGTTGCACGAGTATGGTCTTTCACCTGTGTGAATCCTCATATGCATGGTCAGATTTGTACTTTGAGTGAAGCTTTTCCCGCATATTTTACACGAATATGACTTCTCACCAGTGTGGATTTTTAGATGAGATTTCAATGttgataaatgactaaatgtttTACCGCAAGTTTTGCAAGCATACGGCTTTTCACCCGTGTGGGCTGTTGAATGTTTCCGAAGTTCAGAATTAAACCTAAATTCCTTACCACAAAAGTCACATCTCACTGACTTTTTACACGCGTCACTATCTGACGTCGGACAATTATCTACTTTGTCAATTTGACTAACGTTTCGGGGATTTGTCTCACTCTGCTTCAGCCCTGCATTCCTCGTTGAACCGTAGTCTTCGTGGTTGCTTTCTTCTCGCCTCTCAGCCACAAGAAAGTTCTGAGAAAGAAGCTGGTTACTGTTTGGTTGCGGTTCACTCTGGTCACTTTCCTGATAGTTAGAAGTCTTCATAAAGATGTCAGTCTCCTGCTTCAGTAGGAGCTGCTCTTCATTCTGACTGGTGCAGAGTTCCTCCTGTTCCGCTTTAATTTGTGGAGGTTCTTCCTGGTCCAGCCTGGAGTTCTTCTCCTGGTTACAGGACAGCTGAGCAGCAAGaacctccttctcctcctcctcctctttacaGCCTGTTTGCTTGAGATCTGAAGTGgcagagatagatagatagatagatagatagatagatgctttattcatcccaatttgggaaattattgtgttgcaacagcgtacagaaaaacaagcaaatagaatagaataaaaatagagagtaaacatcagctatatacaaatctacagtatgaagagtagggtaaataataataataataataataataataataataataaacatcagtaaactaaataaataaaaccggATTTGGTTGCTAATACGATGATAAGAAAGCCCACATCTGACATAGTTTTAAGCGTTAGCAAAGCTCCACAACGTAACACTCTTTCACACTGTAGTTCCAGAGTGTTTAAACTCATCACAGACATGGTTTTCATGACAAACATTACTTTGAACTGTTCTTTTTAAGGGAATATTGTTATAGATGTTTATAAGATGTTGTTTCTGAAAGGACATTTGGACATTTAATAATGTAGCAGCAAATAAAACAGTCTGGATTTGTGAATTTGGATTTAGATGGTGGACTGTGATTCTACCCCAAATAATCTGTTCCATCTGACTGGTGCAGAGTTCGTCGTGTTCTTCTTTAACTTGTGGAGGTCCTGGTGCCTCCAGGCTGGAGTTCCTCTCATCACAGAGCTGCTGGTGAGCAAGAATCCTCTCATCATtacagaaatgatgctgctggaagtctgaaacgttacagagcgggagaaggaaacgttacagagcgggagaaggaaacgttacagagtgggagaaggaaacgttacagagcgggagaaggaaacgtcacagagcgggagaaggaaacgtcacagagcgggagaaggaaatgtcacagagcgggagaaggaaacgttacagagcgggagaaggaaacgtcacagagtgggagaaggaaacgttacagagtgggagaaggaaaggttacagagtgggagaaggaaatgttacagagtgggagaaggaaacgtcacagagcgggagaaggaaacgttacagagcgggagaaggaaacgtcacagagcgggagaaggaaacgtcacagagcgggagaaggaaactttacagagcgggagaaggaaacgttacagagcgggagaaggaaacgtcacagagtgggagaaggaaacgtcacagagtgggagaaggaaacgtcacagagtgggagaaggaaacgtcacagagtgggagaaggaaacgttacagagcgggagaaggaaacgtcacagagcgggagaaggaaacgtcacagagagggagaaggaaacgtcacagagcgggagaaggaaacgtcacagagtgggagaaggaaacgtgacagagcgggagaaggaaacgtcacagagcgggagaaggaaacgttacagagtgggagaaggaaacgtcacagagtgggagaaggaaacgttacagagtgggagaaggaaacgttacagagtgggagaaggaaacgtgacagagtgggagaaggaaacgtgacagagcgggagaaggaaacgtcacagagcgggagaaggaaacgttacagagcgggagaaggaaacgccacagagtgggagaaggaaggaaacgtcacagagcgggagaaggaaacgttacagagcgggagaaggaaacgttacagagcgggagaaggaaacgtcacagagcgggagaaggaaacgttacagagtgggagaaggaaacgttacagagagggagaaggaaacgtcacagagtgggagaaggaaacgtcacagagcgggagaaggaaacgttacagagtgggagaaggaaacgtcacagagtgggagaaggaaacgttacagagagggagaaggaaacgtcacagagcgggagaaggaaacgttacagagcgggagaaggaaacgtcacagagtgggagaaggaaacgtcatagagcgggagaaggaaacgttacagagtgggagaaggaaacgttacagagtgggagaaggaaacgtcacagagcgggagaaggaaacgttacagagtgggagaaggaaacgttacagagtgggagaaggaaacgtcacagagtgggagaaggaaacgtcacagagcgggagaaggaaacgtcacagaacgggagaaggaaacgtcacagagtgggagaaggaaacgtcacagagtgggagaaggaaacgttacagagagggagaaggaaacgtcacagagcgggagaaggaaacgtcacagagagggagaaggaaacgtcacagagcgggagaaggaaacgtcacagagtgggagaaggaaacgtgacagagcgggagaaggaaacgtcacagagcgggagaaggaaacgttacagagtgggagaaggaaacgtcacagagtgggagaaggaaacgttacagagtgggagaaggaaacgttacagagtgggagaaggaaacgtgacagagtgggagaaggaaacgtgacagagcgggagaaggaaacgtcacagagcgggagaaggaaacgttacagagcgggagaaggaaacgccacagagtgggagaaggaaggaaacgtcacagagcgggagaaggaaacgttacagagcgggagaaggaaacgttacagagcgggagaaggaaacgtcacagagcgggagaaggaaacgttacagagtgggagaaggaaacgtcacagagagggagaaggaaacgttacagagtgggagaaggaaacgtcacagagcgggagaaggaaacgtcacagagtgggagaaggaaacgttacagagagggagaaggaaacgtcacagagtgggagaaggaaacgtcacagagcgggagaaggaaacgttacagagtgggagaaggaaacgtcacagagtgggagaaggaaacgttacagagagggagaaggaaacgtcacagagcgggagaaggaaacgttacagagcgggagaaggaaacgtcacagagtgggagaaggaaacgtcatagagcgggagaaggaaacgttacagagtgggagaaggaaacgttacagagtgggagaaggaaacgtcacagagcgggagaaggaaacgttacagagtgggagaaggaaacgttacagagtgggagaaggaaacgtcacagagtgggagaaggaaacgtcacagagcgggagaaggaaacgtcacagaacgggagaaggaaacgtcacagagtgggagaaggaaacgtcacagagtgggagaaggaaacgttacagagagggagaaggaaacgtcacagagcgggagaaggaaacgttacagagagggagaaggaaacgtcacagagcgggagaaggaaacgtcacagagcgggagaaggaaacgtcacagagtgggagaaggaaacgttacagagcgggagaaggaaacgtcacagagcgggagaaggaaacgtcacagaacgggagaaggaaacgtcacagagcgggagaaggaaggaaacgttacagagcgggagaaggaaacgtcacagagccggagaaggaaacgttacagggcgggagaaggaaacgtcacagagagggagaaggaaacgtcacagagcgggagaaggaaacgtcacagagcgggagaaggaaacgttacagagcggga contains:
- the LOC142400844 gene encoding uncharacterized protein LOC142400844 isoform X3, translating into MSSESEETESESTMDPHHRLLDVTWKPEIKIITTDFQQHHFCNDERILAHQQLCDERNSSLEAPGPPQVKEEHDELCTSQMEQIIWDLKQTGCKEEEEEKEVLAAQLSCNQEKNSRLDQEEPPQIKAEQEELCTSQNEEQLLLKQETDIFMKTSNYQESDQSEPQPNSNQLLSQNFLVAERREESNHEDYGSTRNAGLKQSETNPRNMDTKTFYGTKPRTLLALVPENPQESDGDLSDDDDQVEDPDYQPTQADGTGDSSFESLDEEEAPSTSRASTQPPRKKSRKGKHTLKTVSLEEPDDNPDPSYTPSSNKSSRRIWKHEDIEEF
- the LOC142400844 gene encoding uncharacterized protein LOC142400844 isoform X2 — encoded protein: MSSESEETESESTMDPHHRLLDVTWKPEIKIITTDFQQHHFCNDERILAHQQLCDERNSSLEAPGPPQVKEEHDELCTSQMEQIIWDLKQTGCKEEEEEKEVLAAQLSCNQEKNSRLDQEEPPQIKAEQEELCTSQNEEQLLLKQETDIFMKTSNYQESDQSEPQPNSNQLLSQNFLVAERREESNHEDYGSTRNAGLKQSETNPRNVSQIDKVDNCPTSDSDACKKSVRCDFCGKEFRFNSELRKHSTAHTGEKPYACKTCGKTFSHLSTLKSHLKIHTGEKSYSCKICGKSFTQSTNLTMHMRIHTGERPYSCNTCWKTFTQSGSLAAHMRTHTGEKSYSCEVCGKSFRQSGILTIHMRTHTGEKSYSCEVCSRSFRHGHTLLSHLRTHTGEKPHTCEKCGKTFSQSGTLTVHMRTHTDQRSYSCETCGKSFKHADTLLYHMRTHTGERPFPCKTCGKRFRHRGTLMVHMRTHTDGH
- the LOC142400844 gene encoding uncharacterized protein LOC142400844 isoform X1, with protein sequence MSSESEETESESTMDPHHRLLDVTWKPEIKIITTDFQQHHFCNDERILAHQQLCDERNSSLEAPGPPQVKEEHDELCTSQMEQIIWDLKQTGCKEEEEEKEVLAAQLSCNQEKNSRLDQEEPPQIKAEQEELCTSQNEEQLLLKQETDIFMKTSNYQESDQSEPQPNSNQLLSQNFLVAERREESNHEDYGSTRNAGLKQSETNPRNVSQIDKVDNCPTSDSDACKKSVRCDFCGKEFRFNSELRKHSTAHTGEKPYACKTCGKTFSHLSTLKSHLKIHTGEKSYSCKICGKSFTQSTNLTMHMRIHTGERPYSCNTCWKTFTQSGSLAAHMRTHTGEKSYSCEVCGKSFRQSGILTIHMRTHTGEKSYSCEVCSRSFRHGHTLLSHLRTHTGEKPHTCEKCGKTFSQSGTLTVHMRTHTDQRSYSCETCGKSFKHADTLLYHMRTHTGERPFPCKTCGKRFRHRGTLMVHMRTHTGEKPYSCEICGRSFTESGKLTSHIRTHTGEVLQS